GATGGAAGATCGTGAAGACCATGGGTACGAAGATCACGAAGGTTACGCCATTGGAGGGTGTTAGTGCGGAGACTGCTGGAGCGATCACGTTGGGTATTACGGAGCATTTTGGTATTCCAGTATCGACGACTCATACGATTACGGGATCTATTATAGGAGTTGGTTTGGTTAAGCGTGTTTCGGCAGTGAGGTGGGGTGTGACGATCAGTTTATTATGGGCTTGGATCTTGACGATACCTGTCAGCGCCTTGTTGGGAGGGTTAACTTTGGCTATAATTCATTATATTCTGTAGTAAAAATCATACAGGGAGCTGTATTATTGCTATATTTATTGAATGATAATAAAGTTTTGACAAAAAATTTGTGTTATTTAATGTTAATAAGTATTTTTACGCGGCAAAAGCGTGTTAAATAAACATAATTATGAGCTTTTCTGGATTTAACATTTTTTGGCATCGTTATTGTTAAGTTATGTTAAATTGATTTTGAACAACTAGAAACAATTAAAAATTTTAATAACCTTAAAAAAAAGAGTATGAACTATTCTACAATTAAAAAAACAGCTGTTGCAGCTTCATTAGTAGCCGCTTTAGGTTTCGCAGAAACTGCACAAGCACAAACCCCAACTGTATTTGGTGGTAGATCACAATACAGAACTTGGTCAATCGGTGTTCAAGGTGGTATTACTACTCCTAACACTATCTTAGGTGGCCAAAACGGTTTCGGTCAAAAAGTTGGTTATTTCCAAAACAAAGTAGGTGAGTATTATGGATTAACTATCCGTAAACAATTCTCTCACTTATTCGGTTTAGAATTGGAAGGTAACCGTGGTCGTATCAAAACTTACAACCATGACTTAGTAACTGCTCCTGAGACTGCAAACGGTGCAAGATCTGCTGAGACTTCAGTTAACTGGGCAGCTAGCTTAAATGGTGTATTCCAATTGGGTACTATCGACTTCATGAGAAGAGAAAACGCTGTTAACTTCTACGCTAAAGTTGGTTTAGGTGTTATGGCTCACAACCCAGTACAATTCGCTAACAACGATTTCACTGGTAACGAAGTTTACAACAATGCAGGTAACTGGGGAGAAGAAATCTTCGGTGACCGTGAAAAAACTGGTGACAAAGACAACCGTTTAACAGGATTTATCCCAGTTGGTGTTGGTGTTAAATTCAAATTATCAGAAGTTGTTGCCTTGAACTTAGGTTACACAATGAACTTCACTGATGACAACTTGTTATACGGACCAGTTCGTTACGACGGAAAACAAAAATTCTCTAACGTATACGGTGGTTTAGAGTTCACTTTAGGTTCACGTGATAAAGAAAGCTTAACATTCACTAACCCAGTTGCTACATTATATGATGAGTTGAAAGACCCTTCATTACGTAACGAGGTTGAAGCATTGAAACAACGCGTATCTACATTAGAAGGTACTGTTGATCAATTAAGCAAAGATTCAGACGGTGACGGTGTATCTGATAAATTCGATAAATGTCCAGGTACTCCTGCTGGTACAGTAGTTGATGGTTCTGGATGTCCTATCAAATTCCCAGAAGCTCAGCAATTGACTGAAGGTTCTGCAGGATACTTCGCTCCAATTCAATTCGAATTCGATAGCTCAGTATTGAAAACTGAATCTTACTCTACTTTAGACAAATTGGCTAAAGAATTGAAAGACAACAACGCTACAGTTACTTTAGATGGTTATGCATCTGCTGAAGGTACTGAAGCTTACAACATGAACTTGTCAACTGACCGTGCTAACGCAGTAAAACAATACCTAGTTAACGCTGGTGTATCTGCATCAAGCATCACAGCTACAGGTTACGGTGAAGCTAACCCAGTTGCTTCTAACGACACTGAAGAAGGTCGCGTTCAAAACCGTCGTGTTGAGATCAAAAAATAATTGTTAGAAATTAACAATTTGAAATACAAAGAGCCAGCTGTTTCAGCTGGCTTTTTTTATGGTTAACAACCAAGTATTTACAATGTAATTACTTTTTAAACTTTACATTTGCAGAATCATGGAGTCTATAAATGTGAATATGTTGAAAACAATTGCATATTAAGATGTTCAAAAAATAGTATTTTCATTAAGGAATTGGAGAGTACGATAAAAATTTAAAAGAGGAGTATAATGGAAGAAGATTTTGAATTTGGGTCCCCTGAAGAACAAAAGATATCAGTGGATCGCTATGAGGAAATGCTTCGGAATGAAGATCAATACTTTTTTGATGCAAAAGCCTTTGAAAGCATAATAGACTATTATATTTCTAAGAACGATCCAATCAAAGGTCTACAGGTTATAGAATTTGCGTCTGCACAGCACCCTTTCGAGACCATGTTCTTGATCAAGAAGGCACAATTGCTGGCAAGCACGCTTCAATATGAACCTGCACTTGACGCTCTGAACAAAGCAGAACTACTGGAACCATCGGAAGGAGATATTTACCTGATCAAAGGTACCATTCTCTCTTCCCTACAGGAACATGCCCTTGCTGAGGAGAATTTCTTCAAAGCATTGGAGCTCAGTGATGCCAAGGATGAGGTCTATTACCAAATCGCTGGACTTTACCAGATGCAAGGGTCATATCAAAAGGCTATTACCTATCTCAAGAAATGCCTGAAGGTCAACATGGACAACCAGGAGGCTCTTTATGAGATAGCTTTTTGCTATGATGTCCTGGAACAGCAGCAAGAAAGTATTCAGTTTTACTTACAATATATCGATACGGACCCTTATTCTTATGCCGCATGGTATAATTTAGGGAATGCTTACCATAAATTGGGTGATTTCAACGCGGCGATCGATGCATATGACTATGCTATTTTGATCAATGAGAGTTTTTCATCCGCCTATTTTAACAAGGGCAATGCTTTGGTAAACTTGGATCGATATGCTGAGGCCATCGATGTTTATAAACAGACATTCGAGCATGAAACTCCAAATGCCGACACCTATTGTGCGATTGGAGAATGCTATGAGAAGTTGGAGCTGATGGACCAGGCAAGACAATTTTACAAAAAAGCGGTAAAACTGGACAGCAACCAAAGTGATGCCTGGTTTGGGATTGGCGTAACCTTGGATTTCGAGGAACGTTATTTTGAATCCTTGCATTTCTATAAAAAAGCATTGGAAATAGACGATGAGAATCCGGACTATTGGTTTGCCATTGCAGATGCTCGTTATAAGCTGAAGCAGTTTGAACAATCCATCGAGGCCTATTCTAAAGTTGTGGAATTAAATCCTACGGATGCGGAAGCATGGTTGGACTATTCATCGCTATTGTTTGAACAGAGCAGGTTGGATGAAGCCATTGAAGTGATTTCAGAAGCTATTAAATGTAATCTTGATGAGGCAACCCTTTATTATAGGATGGTTGCTTACATGTTTGCAGCAGGGAAATACACAGAAGCTTTGAGTTTCTTGGAGTTGGCTCTGAATGTTGAACCAGAGAAGCATTATATATTATTTGAATATTTACCTCAGCTACAGGGAAATCAAATAATCGTAGATATTATCAAGAAATATACAGAAGGAAGATGAAGCAATTAGGATTGATTGGCTATCCATTGGGCCACTCCTTCTCAAAAAAATATTATCAAGAGAAATTCAAGAACGAGGGTATAGACCATATTGATTATGATCTATACCCTATTTCTTCAATTACTGACTTCCCATCCCTGTATTTGAACAATTCGGATTTTTATGGTGTCAATGTGACTATTCCTTATAAAAAGGATGTCATGGCCTATTTAAATGAACTTTCAGAGGAAGCAGAGGAAATTGGGGCAGTAAATTGTATACAGATCAAGCATATTGATCAGGGAGTGTATCTGAAGGGCTTCAACACCGATGCTTATGGCTTTGAGATGTCCCTACGTCCACTGTTAAAACCACATCATCAGAAAGCGTTGGTTTTTGGAAACGGCGGGGCTACTAAAGCTGTTGTTTATTCCCTGAACCGCTTAGGGATAGCTTATCAAATCGTGAGCCGTACCAAAACTTCCGACAATCTTTCCTATTCAGATCTGAGTCCTGAAATTATCAAGGATCATTTGTTGTTGATCAACTGCACTCCTTTAGGTACATTTCCAAATATTGAAGAGCATCCTGACCTACCCTATGAAGCTATAGGTGCTGACCACCTTTTATATGATCTGATCTATAACCCTGAAGAGACCAGCTTTTTGAAAAAAGGAAAAGAAAAAGGTGCCATGATCAAAAATGGTTATGAGATGTTGGTCCTGCAGGCTGAAAAAAACTGGGAGATCTGGAATCAATAGATTCGGCCAATTGCTTAGAAATATTTCCTATTTTTGGATATGCTACATATCAAGACATTTGTATTCAACCCTTATCAGGAAAACACCTATTTAATTTATGATGATGCAAAAAACTGTATTGTCATTGATCCTGGAATGCACAATTATCAAGAAGAGAATCAGCTAAAAGATTATATAGACTCGAATGGTCTCAAACCTGTTCATTTGATCAATACACATGGCCATATTGACCATGTTTTGGGGAATAAATTTGTTGCAGAAAACCTATGGGTTGACCCCACAATTTCATGAAGGTGAATTGCCTTTGGTGATCCAGGTGCAGAATTATGCCCCCCAGATGGGCATACGATACGAGCCTTCACCGATTCCCGAGACTTTTTTGGACGAATCCGACATTATCCAACTTGGAGATGAGCAACTGTCCTTCATCTTGGCTCCGGGTCACTCCCCTGCTCACCTTTGTATTCACAGTTCAAAACACAACTTTTTGATTGGTGGTGATGTGCTTTTCAAGAACAGCATCGGTAGAACGGATCTTCCTGGCGGCAATCATCAGCAATTATTGAATAGCATTGCTACAAAGATCTACACATTGCCTGAAGAAACGGTTGTCTATCCGGGACATGGCCCTAGTACCACTGTTGGAGAAGAAAAAAGAACAAATCCATTTATACGAGCGTAAATCATGAAGCTCCCTTTATTTTTTGCGAAGCGATATCTCTTTTCGAAGAAGTCCGTCAATGCTATCAATATTATCTCATCGATCAGTATGATTGGAGTCTTGGTGAGCACGATGGCCTTGGTCATTGTACTTTCTTTTTACAATGGCTTGGAGAATTTTATCCTTTCGCAATACAGCACCTTTTCTCCAGAATTCCGGATCGAGCCGTCATCTGGCAAGGTGTTTTCTACACAGAGCGAATCTTTCAAAAAGATTAGATCATTACCGGAGATTTCATCTTACAGTGAAGTCCTTGAGGACAAGATATTGGCGGAGCACAACCAGCAACAGTTTATCGGTCGATTAAAAGGTGTAGAGCCCAAGAGCCTGCACCATGTAGCAAATGAACAGATGTTACTGGAAGGGAATTTGGAAGTAGAAATTGACAGTACAGCTTATGCTATTCTAGGGACTACGGTCCAAGCTAACCTGCAGGTACCCCTTCAGGGCAACGACAACCAAATCTTGCTTCATATACCTGACAAGAAAGCTTCTCCAAACAATATCAATCCGCTTGAGGATATTCGGTCACGTGTAATCCGGCCTAGTGCTATTCTAGGTTACCAACCGGGCTTTGAAGACCTGATCATTGTACCGATTGATTTCGCCAAGGATTTACTCAATGAACATGACAATATCTCTGCGATTGAGCTATATGGTCAGAACAACAATTCTTCTGCTCTACAAAAAGAAATACAGGATCTATTGGGCTCTGATTACATCGTCAAGAACCGGGAGCAGCAAAATCCTACTCTTTATAAAACCGTGAGGTCAGAGAAATGGATAGTATTCTTTATCGTAACGATTATAGGAATTATCGCCATCTTCAATATTATCGGTTCCTTGACGATGCTTGTTATTGATAAAAAGCAGGATATGGTGGTATTGAACAGTTTAGGAGCGAACAACAACCTTATCCAGAATATCTTTTTTTATCAGGGAATCTTGATTGCGCTTATTGGTTCGGTCATCGGTGCGTTTTTGGGTTTGGTATTCTGCTTGCTGCAGGAACAATTCGGATTTGTAACGACTAGCGAAGGGTCTTTATTTGATGCTTATCCTGTTGATATCAGGTATATGGATTTGGTATTGATTTTTGTGACGGTTATGGTCGTATCGACATTGGTATCATATATGGCTTCCAGGCTTAATATCCGTGGAATAAATAGGCGTGGTGCTTTGGAGTCGAATTAATACTTTAACCGTTCTCTACTGAAATCTCCCCTTTTGATCTGATTGATCAATTGTCCCCATGCAAAAGGATTTAACAGTGGATTTGCCATATTTTGGTTGATCGCTTTGTTTGACATATTGATATGTCTCTGAAAGGTATTGAAAGTTTGTATTTCTTCGGCGCTTCTAGGAACGATCTTCGAAAGGGATGCCAATGCTTGGGGAGACAAATTCCTTTTAGCGGTCATGACATCATCGCCACCAATATTGAGTGCAAGGAACTCCATATTGAATTCTTCGATACTTGCCCATGGCAATGGCGGCCCAACTGTTACGACTGGCAGTTCCTCAATGGTGGGCATCATTTCAATTCGGGTTGTAAATTTATCGGAGTCTACATTTGGAATGCTGATTCGCACTGATCTATATCCGATAGAAGAAAATACGATTTCATCGCCGACATGGGCTACAAAAGAGAAGAATCCTTCATGGTTGGCGGCAAAGGTTTCATTGCCATAGCTTTCATTCCTGATTGACACATACGGCACTGCTATTTCGGTCCCTTCTGCGATAATATACCCAGAAACTTGCACGACTTTTTTGTCCTGAGCATTCGTGCAAAGGGCAACTGTCAATAGAACAGCAAGAATGATATATTTTTGTAGGAATTTCATTTAGCAACAAAACTATGGAAAATCATACTTAAGATGCTGTTAAATAGTGTTAACTGCATCTAAAATTTTTATTACAATTGATTGGGGTTGATCGCATTTGGATCATTCATATCTGTTAGATTGATGGCTTCCACTGCGACGATCTCTGGTACAGCTTTTTTAATTGCTTGTTCCAGCCCAGCCTTAAAAGTCATAATGCTCATAGAGCAGTTGGCACAGGTTCCCAACAATCTAAGTTTCACAACATTGTCAGGTGTAATTTCTTCGATAGAAACGTTACCACCATCAGTCTGTAAATAAGGTCTGATAGAATCCAATGCTTGCTCTACTCTCTCTAATAAGGTCATTATAAATTCAGATAAAATATTTAAACGTAAATATAGGTAATATTTTATTTATATGAGGAATTGGCACTTGGAATTCAACATTCTGCTGACTTTTAGGGGATGTAAATAAATGCTGTTAAAATCTTGATTTGAGTTGGATTAGGGCTTTTAAGTTAAAGATTGTTAAAAGGGTCGTTGGGCAAAGCTGTTAATTATCGAAATGAAGTATTTTCGCGTATTATTAAATAATTGAAAATTAGTATTAATTCACGTATCTTTGTGGGATGTTTTTAAAGAATCATGTATTTAGCCTAATTGTCGGCTTGTTTCTTTTATTAGGCTTGGGTAGTTGCAAGAGTAAATTTGAAAAACTACGCGCAAGCAATAATGTACAAATGAAGTATCAGGAGGCTGTAAAGTACTACGAAAAGGAAAAGTACTCCAAGGCATTGACCTTATTTCAAGATTTATTAGCGAAGTATCGAGGCACCGCAGATGCGGAGGACCTCAATTATTATACTGCATTTTCGGCCTACAGGCTAAAGGATTATATTGCGGCGAGGTTTCACTTCAAGAACTTTGCGGACAATTATCCGAACAGTCCTAGAGCTGAGGAATGTAGATTTATGTCGGCATATTGCTATTATTTGGATTCACCGAGGTCTAATTTAGATCAGGACAATACGCGTAAGGCCATTGATCAGCTGCAATTGTTCGTGAATTTATATCCAGAATCGGAGCGTGCGAAGGAAGCTGGGGATTTGATCCAGAACCTGCGCGACAAATTGGAGAAAAAAGCATTTGACAATGCGAAGTTGTACTATAACATGGGCTTGCCTGATGATTATCGTGCGGCGGTAATTGCATTGGAGAATGTTTTGAAAGTATATCCAGATACAAGACATGCTGAAGACATTGAATATTTATTAGTGAAGTCGCAGTATTTATTTGCTGACAACTCCTACCCTCACCGTCAAGAAGAAAGGTTCAACCAGATGATTGACTATTATGAAAGTTTCACTGAACATTATCCGGAGAGTAAGTACGGCAATGAATTAAATGGTCTTCGCAGCAGTGCCGACCGTAAGATTGCCACAGCATTGAAGATTATGGCAAACGACGAGAAGGCAAGGAAACAGCGGGAAGCAGATTTGGGGATTTCAACTCCTACTGGTATTCCGATTGAAGAGAAAAACAATAACAATCAACAATAATCTTTAGTACATTCATTTTTATTTATATATGAGTCAGAATAAAAATACCGTTCCAAACACGACAGTAACTCGCGATTTAAGGGAGTTGGACAAAAGCACAGAAAACTTGTATGAGTCGATCGTAGTGATCAGCAAGCGTGCAAACCAAATTGCTGTTGACATGAAGGAAGAATTGAACTCCAAGTTGTCGGAATTTGCTAGCAGCAATGATAACTTAGAGGAAGTGTTTGAAAACCGTGAGCAGATTGAGATCTCAAAGCACTACGAGAGGATGCCAAAACCGACATTAGTTGCTATTGATGAATTCTTGCACGACAAAGTTTACTTTAGGAACCCTTCTAAAGAACAAGAGTAAGCAATTACCATGTCTTTAAGGGACAAACATATTGTAATTGGTATAAGCGGCAGTATCGCCGCTTATAAGATTGCAACATTGGTAAGATTACTAAGGAAATCGGGCGCCACTGTTCAGGTTATCATGACCTCAGAGGCTACCCAGTTCATTACTCCCCTTACTCTTTCCACCCTTTCGAACAACCCCGTTTTTGTAGATTATTATGATCAGAAAACAGGGGAATGGAACAACCATGTCCATATTGCAGAATCAGCAGACCTTATTCTGATTGCACCGGCTACGGCGAATACCCTTGCCAAGAGCGCACAGGGGATCTGTGACAATTTATTGCAGGCAGTTTATCTTTCTGCCAAGAGCAAAGTTTTTTTTGCTCCAGCTATGGATCTGGACATGTGGAAGCACCCTTCGGTTGTTCATAACCTCAAGCTCCTCAAGGAATATGGCAATATCATTATCCCTCCGGGTAAAGGAGAACTTGCCAGCGGTCTATTTGGCGAAGGCCGTTTAGCGGAGCCTGAGGAAAATATTCGATTTTATCGTTTCATCATTTTCTGAGAGTGCTCCCCTTCAAGGGAAGAAAGCCTTGGTATCTGCAGGACCGACTTATGAGGCAATAGACCCTGTTCGGTTTATTGGCAACCATTCGAGCGGAAAAATGGGCTATGCCATTGCAAAACAGCTTCAGCATTTGGGCGCAAAGGTGACTTTGGTAAGCGGACCAACATCATTGGAAACCCCAGCTGGAATAGAGCGTATCAACGTGCAGTCAGCAGAACAGATGCTTGCCGCCTGCAGCAAATACTTTGAAGATTCTGACATCACGGTCATGAGCGCTGCAGTAGCGGATTATACTCCGATTGAGGTGGCCAACCAGAAGATCAAGAAAAAGGCTGAAGATTTCAGCATTGCGCTCAAGAAAACCACAGATATCCTTGCAACATTGGGGAAAGTCAAAAAAGACCATCAGACTTTAGTGGGATTTGCATTGGAAACCAACAATGAGCTGGATAATGCCATAGATAAACTGAAAAGGAAAAACCTTGATTTTATCGTGCTAAATTCGATGCAAGATAAGGGCGCCGGCTTTGCTCATGATACCAATAAGGTAACTGTCATCAATAAGAATGCTGAGGTCCTTTCATTCGACCTTAAATCAAAAGACGAAGTTGCAAGAGACATCTGTGAATTAATTATAAAAGAGCAAAACAAGTAAATTATAGATTCGCTATCCGAACTTCTTTTGGATAGTAATTATTGATCCTATTTCCCAATACTTTCACCCATCCCAGCGATTCACCCTTGTAGTTTACAAGGCACCATCCTTTTTTCACGGAGGTGAATATTTCAATATCAAGTTGTTCTTTTCTCAAGAAGTTTTGTGCGTCATCAATATTCAATTCTACGGCGGGCAAGGTGTTATTTCTATGGATACTTAGGGCAAGATCATGGGATGGAACGAGTTCTTTTCCAAGCCATTTACCAATCATTGTCCCAGCATTCTTTAGATAGAGGACTTGCTGCAAAGCTTTTATACTTGCTTCGAGATGCTTTGGGAATATATGAACGTTCTCATTATGTACCAATGTTGAAAATTCATCCATATTCTCAACCCATGGACTTAATCCATCTTTAGGGACTGGTGATTTTTCGAATTTCATTTTCTTGAAAGAAAAACGGGGTTGAATGTTTTTCATTTTCAAGGCTGCAATAAAGAAGCCCTCCCCCTTCACTTTGTGTGGGTAAAATCGATATCCAAAAGCTTTGTTCTTAGGAGAATCGGTCTCCTCAATTCCCCAGGCGGTATTTAATGGGACTTGAATACTTTCGAGATTATATTCATCAATGAGCCAATCCAGGATCTCTTCGTTTTCTTCTATTGAATAAGAACACGTGGAATAG
The Sphingobacterium daejeonense genome window above contains:
- a CDS encoding carboxypeptidase-like regulatory domain-containing protein — protein: MKFLQKYIILAVLLTVALCTNAQDKKVVQVSGYIIAEGTEIAVPYVSIRNESYGNETFAANHEGFFSFVAHVGDEIVFSSIGYRSVRISIPNVDSDKFTTRIEMMPTIEELPVVTVGPPLPWASIEEFNMEFLALNIGGDDVMTAKRNLSPQALASLSKIVPRSAEEIQTFNTFQRHINMSNKAINQNMANPLLNPFAWGQLINQIKRGDFSRERLKY
- a CDS encoding DNA-directed RNA polymerase subunit omega — its product is MSQNKNTVPNTTVTRDLRELDKSTENLYESIVVISKRANQIAVDMKEELNSKLSEFASSNDNLEEVFENREQIEISKHYERMPKPTLVAIDEFLHDKVYFRNPSKEQE
- a CDS encoding outer membrane protein assembly factor BamD; amino-acid sequence: MFLKNHVFSLIVGLFLLLGLGSCKSKFEKLRASNNVQMKYQEAVKYYEKEKYSKALTLFQDLLAKYRGTADAEDLNYYTAFSAYRLKDYIAARFHFKNFADNYPNSPRAEECRFMSAYCYYLDSPRSNLDQDNTRKAIDQLQLFVNLYPESERAKEAGDLIQNLRDKLEKKAFDNAKLYYNMGLPDDYRAAVIALENVLKVYPDTRHAEDIEYLLVKSQYLFADNSYPHRQEERFNQMIDYYESFTEHYPESKYGNELNGLRSSADRKIATALKIMANDEKARKQREADLGISTPTGIPIEEKNNNNQQ
- a CDS encoding OmpA family protein, which gives rise to MNYSTIKKTAVAASLVAALGFAETAQAQTPTVFGGRSQYRTWSIGVQGGITTPNTILGGQNGFGQKVGYFQNKVGEYYGLTIRKQFSHLFGLELEGNRGRIKTYNHDLVTAPETANGARSAETSVNWAASLNGVFQLGTIDFMRRENAVNFYAKVGLGVMAHNPVQFANNDFTGNEVYNNAGNWGEEIFGDREKTGDKDNRLTGFIPVGVGVKFKLSEVVALNLGYTMNFTDDNLLYGPVRYDGKQKFSNVYGGLEFTLGSRDKESLTFTNPVATLYDELKDPSLRNEVEALKQRVSTLEGTVDQLSKDSDGDGVSDKFDKCPGTPAGTVVDGSGCPIKFPEAQQLTEGSAGYFAPIQFEFDSSVLKTESYSTLDKLAKELKDNNATVTLDGYASAEGTEAYNMNLSTDRANAVKQYLVNAGVSASSITATGYGEANPVASNDTEEGRVQNRRVEIKK
- a CDS encoding MBL fold metallo-hydrolase; this encodes MTPQFHEGELPLVIQVQNYAPQMGIRYEPSPIPETFLDESDIIQLGDEQLSFILAPGHSPAHLCIHSSKHNFLIGGDVLFKNSIGRTDLPGGNHQQLLNSIATKIYTLPEETVVYPGHGPSTTVGEEKRTNPFIRA
- a CDS encoding NifU family protein, which produces MTLLERVEQALDSIRPYLQTDGGNVSIEEITPDNVVKLRLLGTCANCSMSIMTFKAGLEQAIKKAVPEIVAVEAINLTDMNDPNAINPNQL
- a CDS encoding ABC transporter permease, with product MKLPLFFAKRYLFSKKSVNAINIISSISMIGVLVSTMALVIVLSFYNGLENFILSQYSTFSPEFRIEPSSGKVFSTQSESFKKIRSLPEISSYSEVLEDKILAEHNQQQFIGRLKGVEPKSLHHVANEQMLLEGNLEVEIDSTAYAILGTTVQANLQVPLQGNDNQILLHIPDKKASPNNINPLEDIRSRVIRPSAILGYQPGFEDLIIVPIDFAKDLLNEHDNISAIELYGQNNNSSALQKEIQDLLGSDYIVKNREQQNPTLYKTVRSEKWIVFFIVTIIGIIAIFNIIGSLTMLVIDKKQDMVVLNSLGANNNLIQNIFFYQGILIALIGSVIGAFLGLVFCLLQEQFGFVTTSEGSLFDAYPVDIRYMDLVLIFVTVMVVSTLVSYMASRLNIRGINRRGALESN
- a CDS encoding tetratricopeptide repeat protein, with translation MEEDFEFGSPEEQKISVDRYEEMLRNEDQYFFDAKAFESIIDYYISKNDPIKGLQVIEFASAQHPFETMFLIKKAQLLASTLQYEPALDALNKAELLEPSEGDIYLIKGTILSSLQEHALAEENFFKALELSDAKDEVYYQIAGLYQMQGSYQKAITYLKKCLKVNMDNQEALYEIAFCYDVLEQQQESIQFYLQYIDTDPYSYAAWYNLGNAYHKLGDFNAAIDAYDYAILINESFSSAYFNKGNALVNLDRYAEAIDVYKQTFEHETPNADTYCAIGECYEKLELMDQARQFYKKAVKLDSNQSDAWFGIGVTLDFEERYFESLHFYKKALEIDDENPDYWFAIADARYKLKQFEQSIEAYSKVVELNPTDAEAWLDYSSLLFEQSRLDEAIEVISEAIKCNLDEATLYYRMVAYMFAAGKYTEALSFLELALNVEPEKHYILFEYLPQLQGNQIIVDIIKKYTEGR
- a CDS encoding flavoprotein, whose amino-acid sequence is MSLRDKHIVIGISGSIAAYKIATLVRLLRKSGATVQVIMTSEATQFITPLTLSTLSNNPVFVDYYDQKTGEWNNHVHIAESADLILIAPATANTLAKSAQGICDNLLQAVYLSAKSKVFFAPAMDLDMWKHPSVVHNLKLLKEYGNIIIPPGKGELASGLFGEGRLAEPEENIRFYRFIIF
- a CDS encoding MBL fold metallo-hydrolase, with translation MLHIKTFVFNPYQENTYLIYDDAKNCIVIDPGMHNYQEENQLKDYIDSNGLKPVHLINTHGHIDHVLGNKFVAENLWVDPTIS
- a CDS encoding shikimate dehydrogenase family protein, producing the protein MKQLGLIGYPLGHSFSKKYYQEKFKNEGIDHIDYDLYPISSITDFPSLYLNNSDFYGVNVTIPYKKDVMAYLNELSEEAEEIGAVNCIQIKHIDQGVYLKGFNTDAYGFEMSLRPLLKPHHQKALVFGNGGATKAVVYSLNRLGIAYQIVSRTKTSDNLSYSDLSPEIIKDHLLLINCTPLGTFPNIEEHPDLPYEAIGADHLLYDLIYNPEETSFLKKGKEKGAMIKNGYEMLVLQAEKNWEIWNQ
- a CDS encoding methyltransferase RsmF C-terminal domain-like protein gives rise to the protein MSNILPNSLVRRLGSNPLFDQEAFLAAHESGEKLTSIRINPKKETKLDFDLDTQVPWCKNGYYLESRPKFTLDPLFHAGCYYVQEASSMFIEHIIDFLKLSSEEIKALDVCAAPGGKSTLLNACLNQESLLVSNEIIKSRSIVLQENMMRWGYANVVVTNNDPSAFRRLPGFFDLVLVDAPCSGSGMFRKDEDSIDEWSEANVKLCSERQQRILSEILPSINSNGYLLYSTCSYSIEENEEILDWLIDEYNLESIQVPLNTAWGIEETDSPKNKAFGYRFYPHKVKGEGFFIAALKMKNIQPRFSFKKMKFEKSPVPKDGLSPWVENMDEFSTLVHNENVHIFPKHLEASIKALQQVLYLKNAGTMIGKWLGKELVPSHDLALSIHRNNTLPAVELNIDDAQNFLRKEQLDIEIFTSVKKGWCLVNYKGESLGWVKVLGNRINNYYPKEVRIANL
- the coaBC gene encoding bifunctional phosphopantothenoylcysteine decarboxylase/phosphopantothenate--cysteine ligase CoaBC, with the translated sequence MVSSFSESAPLQGKKALVSAGPTYEAIDPVRFIGNHSSGKMGYAIAKQLQHLGAKVTLVSGPTSLETPAGIERINVQSAEQMLAACSKYFEDSDITVMSAAVADYTPIEVANQKIKKKAEDFSIALKKTTDILATLGKVKKDHQTLVGFALETNNELDNAIDKLKRKNLDFIVLNSMQDKGAGFAHDTNKVTVINKNAEVLSFDLKSKDEVARDICELIIKEQNK